The genomic window GTCTGCGCCTTGATTATCCTCTTGGTAGGAGCAATCAGCATTCCTACCCTACCAGTCGCCCAGTTTCCGGATATTAGCCCGACTCAAATTAGCGTAACTTCCAACTACAACGGTGCTAGTGCGGAAGTTGTAGAAAGCGCTGTTACAACAATCTTAGAACGTCAAATTAATGGCGTTGAGGGACTAAGATATCTGACTTCCAGTAGTAGTAATGATGGCACCAGTACAATTACTGCTACCTTTGAGGCATCGCGAAATAAAGATATCGCCGCTGTTGATATCCAAAATCGGATATCTGTAGCTCAGCCGCAACTACCCCAATCTGTTCAGCAAACAGGAGTTGTAGTCAGCAAAGAATCTAGCAGTATCCTCCTCGCGATTGGGTTGTACGCTGAAAATAAGCAGTACGACAACATCTTTTTAAGCAACTATGCCGATTTGTACTTGACAGATGCCATAAAAAGAGTAAAAGGTGTTGGCAACGTGCAAATTTTCGGGGAACGCCGCTACTCAATGCGCCTCTGGTTAGACCCGAATCGCCTTGCTAGTCGAGGATTGACCGCTCAAGACGTAGTGAATGCACTCCGCGAGCAAAACTTACAAATTGGCGTGGGACGCATTGGGCAGCAACCAGCTCCAGAAGGGCAGATGTATCAAATCGATCTGCGTGCCATCAGTAGGTTAAAAGATGTTTCTGAATTTGAGGAAATTGTCCTAAAAACCGATGCTAGTGGGGCGTTGGTGAAGTTGAAGGATGTGGGAAGAGCGGAACTGGGGGCAGAAAACTATAGCTCATTTTTACGGTTTCGCGGCAATGATGCGGTAGGTTTGGGGATTTATCAGCTTCCGGGTAGTAATGCTTTGGATGTCGCCCATGCGGTCAAAAAAGAGATGGAGCGATTGAGTCAGAGTTTTCCGCCAGCGTTGAAGTATCGAGTAGCGTTTGATACGACAGAGTATGTAGAAGCATCCATGACAGAGGTGGTGATTACTCTGTTGGTATCGATTGCCCTCGTTGTCGCCGTGATTTTCATTTTCCTACAAGACTGGCGGACGACGCTGATTCCATCCCTCACCATTCCTCTAGCCTTAATTGGGACTTTTGCCTTTATCAAAGTTTTCGGATTTTCGATTAACAGTTTGACGTTATTTGGTCTAACTTTAGCAACCGGGATGGTGGTGGATGATGCGATCGTTGTGGTTGAAAATATCAGTCGCTTTATCCAAGAAAAAGGCATGAATCCCGGTCAGGCCGCCTCTGAATCCATGACAGAACTGTTCGGAGCGGTGATTGCAACTTCGTTAGTTTTAATGGCTGTATTCGTCCCTGTAGCCTTCTTTCCGGGGACGACAGGAGCGCTTTATAAACAATTTGCACTGACGATCGCATTCTCAATTGCTATTTCTACTTTTCTAGCTTTAACCCTGACTCCTTCCTTGTGTGCGCTGCTGTTGCGTCCGGGACAACAGCCGAAAGGTTGGGTTGGATGGATTTTCGGTCGGTTTAACGGGTTTTTGGATAGAACGCGAAAAGGATATGCGCGATCGCTTAACTTTCTGACTCGTTTTAAAAGCATTATCATCGGCTTATTTATCGTCTCTTTGGGAATGACAGCTTGGCTTTATACCCAAGTACCTACCGCATTTCTCCCTGAAGAAGATCAAGGCTATTTCATCACCATCGTTCAAGGGCCCGAAGGAGTATCGCTGAACTACACCAGCGAGGTGATGAACAAAATTGAACAAGAAATTCTCAAAAATCCAGAAGTTGTAGGAACTTTCGTTGTCGGTGGTTTTGGTTTTAGCGGTAGCACTGCTAATAGCGGTGTCATTTTTACTACCCTCAAACCTTGGGAAGAACGTACAGGAAAAGACCAAACTGTACAAGGAATTATTGGCAGATTGGCAGGAACCTTATCGGCAATCCCAGAAGCAAGAATTATTCCTGTTAATCCTCCAGCAATTCAAGGTTTAGGGCAATTTGGCGGTTTCCAATTTCAGCTGCAAGACCGCAGAGGTAATAGTAGTTTAGAACCTCTATTACAATCTTTGGGACAACTACTAGGTAGTGCGAATAAAACACCCGGATTGCAAGCTGTATTTAGCACCTTCGCCGCTAATACGCCGCAACTACTCGTAGATGTCGATCGCAATAAAGCCAAAGCATTGCAAGTTTCTATCGACGATATTTTTAACACCCTGCAAACTTTCTTAGGCGCACAATATGTAAACGATTTTGATTTACAGCAGCGAAATTATCGCGTCTACGTCCAAGCAGATCAACAGTTTCGTTCTAACCCAGCCGATGTTGGGAAACTCTACGTTCGTTCTGGCGAAAATCAGATGATTCCCCTGAGCAGTTTAGTAAAACTTACTCCCACGACTGGCGCTCAAACTATTAACCATTACAACTTATTCCGTTCTATAGAAGTTAATGGTTCGGCGGCTCCTGGCTCTAGTTCTGGAGATGCAATTAAAGCAATGGAAAGAGTAGCAGCACAAGTTTTACCATCTGGTTTTGGCTACGAATGGTCGGGTACTTCTCTGGAGGAAATTCAGTCGGGCGGTTTAGCACCGATAATTTTTGGGTTGGGACTAACCTTTGTGTTTCTAGTATTAGCGGCACAGTACGAGAGCTATATTGACCCGATAATTATTATGCTTTCAGTTCCCTTAGCTATTTTCGGGGCGCTTTTAGCTCAGTCAATGCGCGGTTTAGCTAATGATGTTTATTGTCAGATTGGATTAGTAATGTTGATTGGTTTAGCAAGTAAAAACGCTATTCTAATTGTAGAATTTGCTAACCAATTGCGCGAGAAAGGAATGTCAATTACCAGAGCAGCGGTGGAAGCTTCGCAAGAGCGTTTGCGACCGATTTTGATGACAGCTATTTCAACGCTTTTGGGGATTTTTCCCCTAACAATTGCTACAGGGGCAGGCGCAGGTAGCCGCCAATCTCTAGGGACGGCGGTGTTTGGCGGAATGTTGATCGCGACTTTCTTGAGTTTGTTTGTGGTGCCAATTCTGTATATCGTAATTAAGACGCTCAGCGATCGCTTGAAGCCTGGTGGTAAAAATAAGAAAACTCCGAAATCGGCTCCTAGTCGAGAGCTGAAAAGTCCTGCTATCACCCGTTAAATTGAACCTCTCTCCTAAAAAGCTTTCAGTGGAAGTTTCCTCCGCTGAAAGCTTTTCACTCCCCAACCTCTGCCCACCTTCCCCTGCTTAAGGTTCTCCATGCTAAAGCTTTATCACTATCATATTTCTCCCAACTCCCGGAGGGTCTGGGTGTCGCTACTCGAAAAACAGCTGGAGTTTGAGTTGGTGCCACTCAACTTGGATGGCGAACAGTTGCAACCAGAATTCCTGGCACTTAACCCTTTCCATCACATTCCCGTCTTAGTAGATAACGGTTTTAGGGTAGTGGAATCCTTAGCGATCCTAGATTACTTAGAGGCAAAATACCCTATACCTGCGATGCTGCCTAGCGATGCTAAAGATTTAGCAATTGTGCGGATGGTGGAACTGGCGACAGTTAACGAACTATTGCCCGCTACAGTCCCATTGTCCCCCGTGA from Funiculus sociatus GB2-C1 includes these protein-coding regions:
- a CDS encoding efflux RND transporter permease subunit; amino-acid sequence: MFVDFFIKRPVFATVCALIILLVGAISIPTLPVAQFPDISPTQISVTSNYNGASAEVVESAVTTILERQINGVEGLRYLTSSSSNDGTSTITATFEASRNKDIAAVDIQNRISVAQPQLPQSVQQTGVVVSKESSSILLAIGLYAENKQYDNIFLSNYADLYLTDAIKRVKGVGNVQIFGERRYSMRLWLDPNRLASRGLTAQDVVNALREQNLQIGVGRIGQQPAPEGQMYQIDLRAISRLKDVSEFEEIVLKTDASGALVKLKDVGRAELGAENYSSFLRFRGNDAVGLGIYQLPGSNALDVAHAVKKEMERLSQSFPPALKYRVAFDTTEYVEASMTEVVITLLVSIALVVAVIFIFLQDWRTTLIPSLTIPLALIGTFAFIKVFGFSINSLTLFGLTLATGMVVDDAIVVVENISRFIQEKGMNPGQAASESMTELFGAVIATSLVLMAVFVPVAFFPGTTGALYKQFALTIAFSIAISTFLALTLTPSLCALLLRPGQQPKGWVGWIFGRFNGFLDRTRKGYARSLNFLTRFKSIIIGLFIVSLGMTAWLYTQVPTAFLPEEDQGYFITIVQGPEGVSLNYTSEVMNKIEQEILKNPEVVGTFVVGGFGFSGSTANSGVIFTTLKPWEERTGKDQTVQGIIGRLAGTLSAIPEARIIPVNPPAIQGLGQFGGFQFQLQDRRGNSSLEPLLQSLGQLLGSANKTPGLQAVFSTFAANTPQLLVDVDRNKAKALQVSIDDIFNTLQTFLGAQYVNDFDLQQRNYRVYVQADQQFRSNPADVGKLYVRSGENQMIPLSSLVKLTPTTGAQTINHYNLFRSIEVNGSAAPGSSSGDAIKAMERVAAQVLPSGFGYEWSGTSLEEIQSGGLAPIIFGLGLTFVFLVLAAQYESYIDPIIIMLSVPLAIFGALLAQSMRGLANDVYCQIGLVMLIGLASKNAILIVEFANQLREKGMSITRAAVEASQERLRPILMTAISTLLGIFPLTIATGAGAGSRQSLGTAVFGGMLIATFLSLFVVPILYIVIKTLSDRLKPGGKNKKTPKSAPSRELKSPAITR
- a CDS encoding glutathione S-transferase family protein, whose product is MLKLYHYHISPNSRRVWVSLLEKQLEFELVPLNLDGEQLQPEFLALNPFHHIPVLVDNGFRVVESLAILDYLEAKYPIPAMLPSDAKDLAIVRMVELATVNELLPATVPLSPVMLGLSAGDPEKIEKALQKISTVLNFFESLLDERPFFGSENITLAEPVAGTVLPWLPRGGVSLSEYPKLNAWCDRIQARPSWQATEATPEIMEAFKSSPMIARMAAAQNS